The Cellulomonas sp. S1-8 genome has a window encoding:
- a CDS encoding class I SAM-dependent methyltransferase — MSDELPDGALAAAGYRDVPDDQGGRAARGWWDANARDYLDEHGAFLGPADLLWCPEGLRESQARLLGDVRGARVLELGAGAAQGTRWLRTAAGADAVATDVSAGMLAAAARLDAATGSRTPLVQADARALPFADASFDVAFTAFGALPFVPDPARVHEEVRRVLRPGGRWVFSVTHPVRWAFPDDPGVGGLTATRSYFDRRPYVESAADGRVLYAEYHRTIADHVADVVGAGLVLDGLVEPEWPAGHERVWGGWGPVRGARLPGTLIVRTHRPPS; from the coding sequence ATGTCGGACGAACTGCCGGACGGCGCGCTGGCCGCTGCGGGGTACCGCGACGTGCCCGACGACCAGGGCGGACGCGCGGCCCGTGGCTGGTGGGACGCCAACGCGCGGGACTACCTCGACGAGCACGGCGCCTTCCTCGGCCCCGCCGACCTGCTGTGGTGCCCCGAGGGCCTGCGCGAGTCGCAGGCCCGCCTGCTCGGCGACGTGCGCGGCGCGCGGGTCCTGGAGCTGGGCGCCGGGGCGGCGCAGGGCACCCGGTGGTTGCGCACGGCGGCCGGTGCCGACGCGGTCGCGACCGACGTCTCGGCCGGCATGCTCGCCGCGGCCGCGCGCCTCGACGCGGCGACCGGCAGCCGCACACCGCTCGTGCAGGCCGACGCCCGTGCACTGCCCTTCGCGGACGCGTCCTTCGACGTCGCCTTCACGGCCTTCGGGGCGTTGCCCTTCGTGCCGGACCCGGCGCGCGTGCACGAGGAGGTCCGCCGCGTCCTGCGGCCCGGCGGCCGGTGGGTGTTCTCCGTGACCCACCCGGTGCGGTGGGCGTTCCCCGACGACCCCGGCGTCGGCGGCCTGACCGCGACCCGCTCGTACTTCGACCGGCGCCCGTACGTGGAGTCCGCGGCCGACGGGCGCGTGCTCTACGCGGAGTACCACCGCACGATCGCCGACCACGTCGCCGACGTCGTGGGCGCCGGGCTCGTGCTCGACGGGCTCGTCGAGCCGGAGTGGCCCGCCGGGCACGAGCGGGTGTGGGGAGGATGGGGGCCGGTGCGCGGCGCCCGGTTGCCCGGGACTCTCATCGTGCGCACGCACCGACCCCCGTCCTGA
- a CDS encoding cation acetate symporter, with amino-acid sequence MTRFDAPVLAAAAPSGQIGEPVVNIAIFGAFVLVTLIIVFRASRNNKSAADYYAAGRSFTGPQNGTAIAGDYLSAASFLGICGAIAIYGYDGFLYSIGFLVAWLVALLLVAELLRNTGRFTMADVLSFRLKQRPVRMAAAISTLAVVFFYLLAQMAGAGGLVALLLGIDNLAGQAVVIAVVGALMIVYVLVGGMKGTTWVQIIKAILLIVGAGVMTVWVLAKFGFDLSALLQGAIDSAGENGERVIEPGAQYGASALTQLNFLSLALALVLGTAGLPHVLMRFYTVPSAKEARRSVVWAIWLIGIFYLFTLVLGYGAGALVGPETIMAAPGKANSAAPLLAYELGGVFLLGIISAVAFATILAVVAGLTITAAASFAHDIYANVIKHGEVAPDGEVRVARITVLVIGALAIVGGIFANGQNVAFLVALAFAVAASANLPTIIYSLFWKRFNTSGALWSMYGGLISCVVLIALSPVVSGKVDPVTGDSLSMIRDTSVDFSVFPLENPGIISIPLAFLLGIIGTLLSKEPPHPEKFAEMEVRSLTGAGAEKATAH; translated from the coding sequence ATGACCCGGTTCGACGCCCCCGTGCTCGCCGCCGCCGCCCCGAGCGGGCAGATCGGCGAGCCCGTCGTCAACATCGCGATCTTCGGCGCCTTCGTCCTGGTGACGCTGATCATCGTGTTCCGCGCGTCCCGCAACAACAAGAGCGCGGCGGACTACTACGCGGCCGGCCGGTCGTTCACCGGGCCGCAGAACGGCACCGCCATCGCCGGCGACTACCTGTCGGCAGCGTCGTTCCTCGGCATCTGCGGTGCGATCGCGATCTACGGCTACGACGGCTTCCTGTACTCGATCGGGTTCCTGGTGGCCTGGCTGGTCGCGCTGCTGCTCGTCGCCGAGCTGCTGCGCAACACGGGCCGCTTCACGATGGCCGACGTGCTGTCCTTCCGGCTCAAGCAGCGTCCGGTCCGCATGGCGGCCGCGATCTCGACGCTCGCGGTCGTCTTCTTCTACCTGCTGGCGCAGATGGCCGGAGCCGGCGGCCTGGTCGCCCTGCTCCTCGGCATCGACAACCTCGCGGGCCAGGCCGTCGTCATCGCGGTCGTGGGCGCGCTGATGATCGTCTACGTCCTGGTCGGGGGCATGAAGGGCACCACCTGGGTGCAGATCATCAAGGCGATCCTGCTCATCGTCGGTGCGGGCGTCATGACGGTCTGGGTGCTGGCCAAGTTCGGGTTCGACCTGTCGGCGCTGCTGCAGGGCGCGATCGACAGCGCGGGTGAGAACGGGGAGAGGGTGATCGAGCCGGGCGCGCAGTACGGCGCGTCGGCGCTCACGCAGCTGAACTTCCTGTCGCTCGCGCTGGCGCTCGTCCTGGGGACCGCGGGCCTGCCCCACGTCCTCATGCGGTTCTACACCGTCCCGTCCGCCAAGGAGGCGCGGCGGTCGGTGGTGTGGGCGATCTGGCTGATCGGGATCTTCTACCTGTTCACCCTCGTGCTGGGGTACGGCGCCGGTGCGCTGGTGGGACCCGAGACGATCATGGCGGCACCTGGCAAGGCCAACTCGGCGGCTCCGCTGCTCGCCTACGAGCTCGGTGGGGTGTTCCTGCTCGGGATCATCTCGGCCGTCGCGTTCGCGACGATCCTGGCGGTGGTCGCCGGTCTGACGATCACGGCTGCGGCCTCCTTCGCGCACGACATCTACGCGAACGTGATCAAGCACGGCGAGGTCGCGCCCGACGGCGAGGTGCGCGTCGCGCGCATCACGGTCCTCGTGATCGGTGCGCTCGCGATCGTGGGCGGCATCTTCGCCAACGGGCAGAACGTGGCGTTCCTCGTGGCCCTCGCGTTCGCGGTGGCGGCGTCGGCGAACCTGCCGACGATCATCTACTCGCTGTTCTGGAAGCGGTTCAACACGTCCGGGGCGCTGTGGAGCATGTACGGCGGGCTCATCTCGTGCGTCGTGCTCATCGCGCTCTCGCCCGTGGTCTCCGGCAAGGTCGACCCGGTGACCGGCGACAGCCTGTCGATGATCCGCGACACCTCGGTGGACTTCTCGGTCTTCCCGCTGGAGAACCCGGGGATCATCTCGATCCCGCTCGCGTTCCTGCTCGGGATCATCGGGACGCTGCTGTCGAAGGAGCCTCCGCACCCGGAGAAGTTCGCCGAGATGGAGGTGCGTTCCCTCACGGGCGCCGGGGCCGAGAAGGCCACGGCGCACTGA
- a CDS encoding DUF485 domain-containing protein: MSQTHHETDYQRVQRSPEFQDLRRRFRNFVFPMTALFLAWYFLYVLLANYAHEFMSTRVSGNITVGLLFGLGQFVSTFVITMTYARWANQKQDAVAEELRVQIESGALTDDGPAARAGEGSHA; encoded by the coding sequence GTGTCCCAGACACATCATGAGACCGACTACCAGCGCGTCCAACGCTCACCCGAGTTCCAGGACCTGCGCCGCAGGTTCCGCAACTTCGTGTTCCCGATGACCGCCCTCTTCCTCGCGTGGTACTTCCTGTACGTCCTGCTCGCCAACTACGCGCACGAGTTCATGAGCACCCGGGTCAGCGGCAACATCACGGTCGGCCTGCTGTTCGGCCTCGGGCAGTTCGTCTCGACGTTCGTCATCACCATGACGTACGCGCGGTGGGCGAACCAGAAGCAGGACGCCGTGGCCGAGGAGCTGCGCGTGCAGATCGAGTCCGGAGCGCTGACGGACGACGGCCCCGCCGCTCGTGCCGGTGAGGGGAGCCACGCATGA
- the polA gene encoding DNA polymerase I, whose product MSADQPATRTSTTTSTTPRLLLIDGHSMAYRAFYALPVENFATSTGQPTNAVFGFTSMLANLLRDEEPTHVAVAFDAGRTTFRTERLESYKGNRAATPEPFRGQVDIIRALLATMHVQVIDKPGFEADDILATLTAQARDQGMEVLICSGDRDTFQLVGPTVTVLYPVRGVSEVTRMTPDAVEAKYGLPPERYPDLAALVGETSDNLPGVPGVGPKTAAKWIAQYDGLAGVLENAERITGKAGESLRANLEQVALNRELNRLLDDLELPVGPEDLAARPWDRAALHEMLDGLEFRTLRDRLFAMLPDEGRDERVATAAAIDMVQTGVGGLGAWLDARAGEVLGLDVRGTGAPGRGDAWGIAIADAAGQAVAYDLTAIEPADEAALVAWLADDDRGKALHAAKEAWHALDGRGMALRGVRFDTELAAYLCQPDRRAYDLPDLAIGYLHRELGSDAAAGDGQGALDLEVDGADEGRRAAVRAAAVRDLVETLGGEVADRGATGLLTDLELPLQGVLARMERTGIAIDRDDLASLERAFDDEVRGAAADAYAVIDREVNLGSPKQLQEVLFDQLGMPRTKRNKTGWTTDAAALTDLFARTGHPFLEHLLAHRDAIRLRQTVEGLLRSIGDDGRIRTTFQQTIAATGRLSSADPNLQNIPIRTDAGRQIRRTFVVGPGYATLLTADYSQIEMRIMAHLSGDAALIEAFRSGEDLHSYVGSRVFGVPTDEVTSAMRSKIKAMSYGLAYGLSSYGLSQQLAIEVSEASALMTDYFARFGGVRDYLTGVVDEARSTGYTATILGRRRYLPDLTSDNRQRRETAERMALNAPIQGSAADLVKVAMLGVDRELARRELRSRMLLQVHDELVLEVADGEREEVEALVRDQMARAGDGLPGGALDVPLDVSVGVGASWHAAGH is encoded by the coding sequence GTGAGTGCCGACCAGCCAGCGACCCGCACCTCGACGACCACCTCGACGACCCCGCGACTGCTCCTCATCGACGGGCACTCGATGGCCTACCGGGCGTTCTACGCGTTGCCGGTGGAGAACTTCGCGACCTCCACGGGGCAGCCGACCAACGCGGTCTTCGGGTTCACGTCGATGCTCGCGAACCTGCTGCGCGACGAGGAGCCGACGCACGTCGCGGTCGCGTTCGACGCGGGTCGCACGACGTTCCGCACGGAGCGGCTCGAGTCGTACAAGGGCAATCGGGCCGCCACCCCCGAGCCGTTCCGCGGTCAGGTCGACATCATCCGGGCCCTGCTCGCGACGATGCACGTGCAGGTGATCGACAAGCCGGGCTTCGAGGCCGACGACATCCTGGCGACGCTCACGGCGCAGGCCCGCGACCAGGGCATGGAGGTCCTGATCTGCTCGGGGGACCGGGACACGTTCCAGCTCGTGGGCCCGACGGTCACCGTGCTGTACCCGGTGCGCGGCGTGTCCGAGGTGACCCGGATGACGCCCGACGCGGTCGAGGCGAAGTACGGGCTGCCGCCCGAGCGGTACCCGGACCTGGCGGCGCTCGTCGGCGAGACGAGCGACAACCTGCCGGGCGTGCCCGGCGTGGGTCCGAAGACGGCCGCGAAGTGGATCGCGCAGTACGACGGCCTGGCCGGCGTGCTCGAGAACGCCGAGCGGATCACCGGCAAGGCGGGGGAGTCGCTGCGCGCGAACCTCGAGCAGGTCGCCCTCAACCGCGAGCTGAACCGGCTGCTCGACGACCTCGAGCTGCCGGTCGGTCCCGAGGACCTCGCGGCGCGCCCGTGGGACCGCGCGGCGCTGCACGAGATGCTCGACGGGCTCGAGTTCCGCACCCTGCGCGACCGGCTGTTCGCGATGCTGCCCGACGAGGGTCGCGACGAGCGCGTCGCGACCGCCGCGGCGATCGACATGGTGCAGACCGGCGTCGGCGGGCTCGGTGCCTGGCTCGACGCCCGTGCGGGCGAGGTCCTCGGCCTCGACGTGCGCGGGACGGGTGCGCCCGGGCGCGGCGACGCGTGGGGGATCGCGATCGCGGACGCCGCGGGCCAGGCCGTGGCCTACGACCTCACCGCCATCGAGCCGGCCGACGAGGCGGCGCTCGTGGCGTGGCTCGCGGACGACGACCGCGGCAAGGCCCTGCACGCCGCGAAGGAGGCGTGGCACGCGCTCGACGGGCGTGGCATGGCGCTGCGCGGCGTGCGGTTCGACACCGAGCTCGCTGCCTACCTGTGCCAGCCGGACCGGCGGGCGTACGACCTGCCCGACCTGGCGATCGGCTACCTGCACCGCGAGCTCGGCAGCGACGCCGCCGCCGGGGACGGCCAGGGTGCCCTCGACCTCGAGGTCGACGGGGCGGACGAGGGCCGCCGCGCGGCCGTGCGTGCGGCCGCGGTGCGCGACCTGGTCGAGACGCTCGGCGGCGAGGTCGCCGACCGGGGGGCCACGGGTCTGCTGACGGACCTCGAGCTGCCGCTGCAGGGCGTGCTGGCGCGCATGGAGCGCACGGGGATCGCGATCGACCGCGACGACCTGGCCTCGCTCGAGCGCGCGTTCGACGACGAGGTGCGGGGCGCCGCCGCCGACGCGTACGCGGTCATCGACCGCGAGGTCAACCTCGGGTCCCCCAAGCAGCTGCAGGAGGTGCTGTTCGACCAGCTCGGCATGCCGCGCACCAAGCGCAACAAGACGGGGTGGACGACCGACGCCGCGGCCCTCACCGACCTCTTCGCGCGCACCGGGCATCCCTTCCTCGAGCACCTGCTCGCGCACCGTGACGCGATCCGGCTGCGCCAGACGGTCGAGGGTCTGCTGCGCTCCATCGGCGACGACGGACGCATCCGCACCACCTTCCAGCAGACGATCGCCGCCACGGGCCGGCTCTCGTCGGCGGACCCGAACCTGCAGAACATCCCGATCCGCACCGACGCGGGACGTCAGATCCGCCGCACCTTCGTCGTCGGGCCCGGGTACGCGACGCTGCTGACCGCCGACTACTCGCAGATCGAGATGCGGATCATGGCGCACCTCTCGGGCGACGCCGCCCTCATCGAGGCGTTCCGGTCGGGGGAGGACCTGCACAGCTACGTCGGGTCCCGCGTGTTCGGCGTGCCGACGGACGAGGTCACGTCCGCGATGCGGTCCAAGATCAAGGCGATGAGCTACGGCCTGGCGTACGGGCTGTCGTCGTACGGGCTGTCGCAGCAGCTCGCGATCGAGGTGTCCGAGGCGTCCGCGCTCATGACGGACTACTTCGCCCGGTTCGGCGGCGTGCGCGACTACCTGACCGGCGTCGTCGACGAGGCGCGCTCGACGGGTTACACGGCGACGATCCTGGGCCGGCGGCGCTACCTGCCGGACCTCACGAGCGACAACCGGCAGCGCCGCGAGACGGCCGAGCGGATGGCGCTCAACGCCCCGATCCAGGGCAGCGCGGCCGACCTCGTCAAGGTCGCGATGCTGGGTGTCGACCGGGAGCTGGCACGCCGCGAGCTGCGCTCGCGGATGCTCCTGCAGGTCCACGACGAGCTCGTGCTCGAGGTGGCCGACGGGGAGCGCGAGGAGGTCGAGGCGCTCGTGCGCGACCAGATGGCACGCGCCGGTGACGGGTTGCCCGGCGGGGCGCTCGACGTGCCCCTCGACGTGTCGGTGGGCGTGGGCGCGAGCTGGCACGCCGCGGGCCACTGA
- a CDS encoding PaaI family thioesterase, translating to MSDIPFAVPSTAGTLLDRMGIEVTHVDADGATGTMPVAGNTQPYGLLHGGASAVLAETLGSLAAAAHAGPGRAAVGIELNATHHRSARSGVVVGHARALHRGRSLVTYEVVVEDGDGRRLCTARLTCMVIDAPV from the coding sequence ATGTCCGACATCCCTTTCGCCGTCCCGTCGACCGCCGGCACGCTCCTTGACCGCATGGGCATCGAGGTGACGCACGTCGACGCGGACGGCGCCACCGGCACCATGCCGGTGGCCGGGAACACCCAGCCCTACGGCCTGCTCCACGGCGGTGCGTCGGCCGTGCTCGCCGAGACCCTCGGCTCGCTCGCGGCCGCTGCGCACGCCGGTCCGGGCCGCGCCGCGGTGGGGATCGAGCTCAACGCGACGCACCACCGGTCGGCCCGCAGCGGTGTGGTCGTGGGCCACGCCCGTGCGCTGCACCGCGGTCGGTCGCTGGTGACCTACGAGGTCGTGGTGGAGGACGGGGACGGTCGGCGGCTGTGCACCGCGCGACTCACCTGCATGGTCATCGACGCCCCCGTCTGA
- a CDS encoding GNAT family N-acetyltransferase, whose protein sequence is MRHASASDLEDLVELCLQARTESGVGRQLCSDDRERLREQLSVLGSVPDGVVLVATFDDEPAGVALCRLLGPGLLSDAVVLSLDAVYVRPESRRRGLGHAMLQAAAEIADEAGATDVYAAPLPGSRGMQRFLARLGFAPAAAHRAVSTTALHRRLALDAPAPARRSAARGLEDLLERRRRARARAVPAEDDAGVLQTGASMTMQVSRAVHSRRPSPSSTTTS, encoded by the coding sequence GTGCGACACGCGTCTGCGTCCGACCTCGAGGACCTCGTCGAGCTCTGCCTGCAGGCGCGCACCGAGTCGGGCGTCGGTCGGCAGCTGTGCTCGGACGACCGGGAGCGGCTGCGCGAGCAGCTGTCCGTCCTGGGCTCGGTCCCGGACGGCGTCGTCCTGGTCGCGACGTTCGACGACGAGCCCGCCGGGGTGGCGCTGTGCCGGCTGCTGGGCCCGGGCCTGCTCTCCGACGCGGTCGTGCTGAGCCTCGACGCCGTCTACGTGCGGCCGGAGTCGCGCCGACGCGGGCTGGGGCACGCGATGCTCCAGGCGGCCGCCGAGATCGCCGACGAGGCCGGGGCGACGGACGTCTACGCGGCGCCGCTGCCGGGCTCCCGCGGCATGCAGCGGTTCCTCGCCCGGCTGGGGTTCGCACCCGCGGCGGCGCACCGCGCGGTGAGCACGACGGCCCTGCACCGGCGGCTCGCGCTCGACGCACCGGCGCCCGCCCGGCGCTCCGCCGCGCGCGGCCTGGAGGACCTCCTCGAGCGGCGACGGCGGGCGCGCGCCCGTGCCGTGCCCGCCGAGGACGACGCGGGCGTGCTTCAGACGGGGGCGTCGATGACCATGCAGGTGAGTCGCGCGGTGCACAGCCGCCGACCGTCCCCGTCCTCCACCACGACCTCGTAG
- a CDS encoding branched-chain amino acid ABC transporter permease yields MRAVACRDRSVALRRGGAGVLLVLLSALSTILVGGAAHAATAPCSPDDATACLNVTVTVPGTGPVAGVTLTVEGGDEPVTATTDDAGKVSVTLTAAGDYTVTVDESTLPAGTVLRDPAANGATVAVALGRSAGRIVQIVPPGEAGGATGEQTDDASASAAPDDASTAGVDSEAGAEAEASAEASAGPGTNRYAQLVLAGIVFGVLLALASLGANLIYGTTGLSNFAHGELVTLGGMTAFMAVQWWNLPLWAAIVVSTAAGGVVGWLLNRVIFAPLRRRGVGITQQMIVTIGLSLAGLSAFLFFYGAQPAPIVAGISQRMQIGPVQISGQSLVSVGVALVVLAAVAFALSRTRLGRATRAVSDNPALAAATGIKVESVISRVWIVSAALASLGGVLLALYLNTTRFNFGSTLLLLMFAAITLGGLGSPLGAVLGALVIGLVVELSTIVLPNDMRYASALVILILVLLLRPQGILGRAERIG; encoded by the coding sequence GTGCGAGCAGTCGCGTGCCGGGACCGTTCCGTCGCCCTGCGACGCGGGGGGGCCGGCGTCCTGCTGGTGCTCCTGTCCGCCCTGTCGACGATCCTCGTCGGCGGGGCCGCGCACGCGGCGACCGCACCCTGCAGTCCGGACGACGCCACGGCGTGCCTCAACGTGACCGTCACGGTGCCCGGCACCGGACCGGTCGCCGGGGTCACCCTCACCGTCGAGGGCGGGGACGAGCCGGTGACCGCGACCACGGACGACGCGGGCAAGGTCTCGGTGACGCTGACCGCTGCCGGCGACTACACCGTGACCGTGGACGAGAGCACGCTGCCGGCGGGCACGGTCCTGCGGGACCCGGCCGCGAACGGCGCCACCGTGGCTGTCGCGCTCGGCCGCTCCGCGGGCCGCATCGTGCAGATCGTCCCCCCGGGCGAGGCCGGTGGTGCCACCGGGGAGCAGACGGACGACGCGTCGGCCAGCGCCGCACCCGACGACGCGAGCACGGCCGGGGTCGACTCCGAGGCCGGTGCCGAGGCCGAGGCCAGCGCCGAGGCGTCCGCCGGTCCCGGGACCAACCGGTACGCCCAGCTCGTCCTCGCGGGCATCGTGTTCGGCGTCCTGCTCGCCCTGGCCTCGCTCGGTGCGAACCTCATCTACGGCACGACGGGCCTGTCGAACTTCGCCCACGGCGAGCTCGTGACGCTCGGTGGGATGACCGCGTTCATGGCCGTGCAGTGGTGGAACCTCCCGCTGTGGGCCGCGATCGTCGTCTCCACGGCCGCGGGCGGTGTCGTCGGCTGGCTGCTCAACCGGGTGATCTTCGCGCCCCTGCGGCGCCGCGGCGTCGGGATCACGCAGCAGATGATCGTGACGATCGGTCTGTCGCTCGCGGGGCTGTCCGCGTTCCTCTTCTTCTACGGCGCCCAGCCCGCGCCCATCGTGGCCGGCATCTCCCAGCGCATGCAGATCGGTCCGGTCCAGATCTCCGGGCAGTCGTTGGTGTCCGTCGGCGTCGCGCTCGTCGTGCTCGCCGCGGTCGCCTTCGCGCTGTCCCGGACGCGGCTCGGTCGCGCCACCCGGGCCGTGTCGGACAACCCCGCGCTGGCGGCCGCCACCGGTATCAAGGTCGAGTCGGTCATCAGCCGCGTGTGGATCGTGTCCGCCGCGCTCGCCTCGCTCGGCGGCGTGCTGCTCGCGCTGTACCTGAACACGACGCGGTTCAACTTCGGGTCGACGCTGCTGCTGCTGATGTTCGCCGCGATCACCCTCGGCGGTCTGGGCTCGCCGCTCGGGGCGGTGCTCGGCGCGCTGGTCATCGGCCTCGTCGTGGAGCTGTCGACGATCGTCCTGCCGAACGACATGCGCTACGCGAGCGCGCTCGTGATCCTCATCCTCGTCCTGCTGCTCCGGCCGCAGGGCATCCTCGGGCGCGCCGAGCGCATCGGTTAG
- a CDS encoding branched-chain amino acid ABC transporter permease — MDFGQLFTNVLNEMLGPTAIAYALAAIGLNIHFGLTGLINMGQAGFMLLGAYGFAVATIQGAPLWLAFLIAITAAVIFALLLGLPTLKLRGDYLAIVTIAAAEIVRMVGRSTALTELTGGSEGLAGNSFKYTFQDASPFPDDRWALGPITLATNASNSWWLRIVGWGMVLLACLLVWRLIRSPWGRVLKGIREDEDAVRALGKNVYGYKLQALVLGGVFGALGGIVFVLASSVQADSLGRPVTFNTWTILLLGGAATVFGPVLGSLLFWGSLVFVRGFLRGVVPADVLSVQQIEQIGWILVGLTLMMLIIFRPQGILGDKKELAINAH, encoded by the coding sequence ATGGACTTCGGACAGCTCTTCACCAATGTCCTCAACGAGATGTTGGGGCCGACAGCGATCGCCTACGCGCTCGCCGCCATCGGGCTCAACATCCACTTCGGGCTCACCGGGCTCATCAACATGGGCCAGGCCGGCTTCATGCTGCTGGGCGCCTACGGCTTCGCCGTGGCCACGATCCAGGGGGCGCCGCTGTGGCTGGCGTTCCTCATCGCGATCACCGCGGCGGTGATCTTCGCGCTCCTGCTGGGCCTGCCGACCCTCAAGCTGCGCGGTGACTACCTCGCGATCGTGACGATCGCCGCGGCGGAGATCGTCCGCATGGTCGGCCGGTCGACGGCACTGACCGAGCTCACCGGCGGCTCCGAGGGGCTGGCCGGCAACTCGTTCAAGTACACGTTCCAGGACGCCTCGCCGTTCCCCGACGACCGGTGGGCGCTCGGCCCGATCACGCTCGCCACCAACGCGTCGAACTCGTGGTGGCTGCGCATCGTCGGGTGGGGGATGGTCCTGCTCGCGTGCCTGCTCGTCTGGCGCCTCATCCGCAGCCCGTGGGGCCGTGTGCTCAAGGGCATCCGCGAGGACGAGGACGCCGTGCGGGCGCTCGGCAAGAACGTCTACGGCTACAAGCTGCAGGCGCTGGTGCTCGGCGGGGTCTTCGGTGCGCTCGGTGGCATCGTGTTCGTCCTGGCCAGCTCCGTGCAGGCCGACTCGCTCGGGCGTCCCGTCACGTTCAACACCTGGACGATCCTGCTGCTGGGGGGTGCTGCCACGGTGTTCGGGCCCGTCCTGGGCTCCCTGCTCTTCTGGGGCTCGCTGGTGTTCGTGCGCGGCTTCCTGCGGGGGGTCGTGCCCGCCGACGTGCTGTCGGTGCAGCAGATCGAGCAGATCGGGTGGATCCTCGTCGGCCTGACGCTGATGATGCTGATCATCTTCCGACCCCAGGGCATCCTGGGAGACAAGAAGGAGCTCGCGATCAATGCCCATTGA
- a CDS encoding ABC transporter ATP-binding protein, whose translation MPIEDVVEQARNGLAQVPRVPGAPKPDALLVARGVRRSFGGVNAVDVEHVEVQKHVITALIGPNGAGKTTFFNLMTGFDKPDSGTWVFDGTPLAGVAASRVAKSGMVRTFQLTKALARMTVLDNMRLGARDQPGEGLFTALVKPLWAAREREITEKALTLLERFKLEEKKDDFAGSLSGGQRKLLEMARALMSDPTLVMLDEPMAGVNPALTQSLLGHITDLRDSGTTVLFVEHDMHMVRHISDWVVVMAQGKVVAEGPPTEVMADQAVIDAYLGAHHDTDLGDDALLDEGGVIDTDAEAEAGTPAGEKAP comes from the coding sequence ATGCCCATTGAGGACGTCGTCGAGCAGGCCAGGAACGGTCTGGCACAGGTCCCCCGCGTCCCCGGCGCCCCGAAGCCGGACGCCCTCCTCGTCGCGAGGGGCGTGCGCCGCAGCTTCGGCGGCGTCAACGCGGTCGACGTCGAGCACGTCGAGGTGCAGAAGCACGTCATCACGGCGCTCATCGGCCCCAACGGCGCCGGCAAGACCACCTTCTTCAACCTGATGACAGGCTTCGACAAGCCCGACTCGGGGACCTGGGTCTTCGACGGCACGCCACTCGCCGGCGTCGCTGCCTCCCGCGTCGCGAAGTCCGGCATGGTCCGCACCTTCCAGCTCACCAAGGCGCTGGCCCGCATGACGGTGCTGGACAACATGCGGCTCGGCGCCCGCGACCAGCCCGGCGAGGGCCTGTTCACCGCTCTGGTCAAGCCGCTGTGGGCCGCGCGCGAGAGGGAGATCACCGAGAAGGCGCTGACGCTCCTCGAGCGGTTCAAGCTCGAGGAGAAGAAGGACGACTTCGCCGGCTCCCTGTCGGGTGGTCAGCGCAAGCTGCTCGAGATGGCACGCGCCCTGATGTCGGACCCCACGCTCGTCATGCTCGACGAGCCCATGGCCGGCGTGAACCCGGCGCTCACGCAGTCCCTGCTGGGCCACATCACCGACCTGCGCGACTCGGGGACCACGGTCCTGTTCGTCGAGCACGACATGCACATGGTGCGGCACATCTCCGACTGGGTCGTCGTCATGGCGCAGGGCAAGGTCGTCGCCGAGGGGCCCCCCACGGAGGTCATGGCGGACCAGGCGGTCATCGACGCGTACCTCGGGGCGCACCACGACACCGACCTCGGGGACGACGCGCTGCTGGACGAGGGCGGCGTCATCGACACCGACGCCGAGGCGGAGGCCGGGACCCCGGCCGGGGAGAAGGCACCGTGA